AATTCACGGGCAGTATAGAATGTTCCCCTACTCTTGCTCATCTTCTCGCCATTCACTGTCAGGAAACCATGCACTACAATGCTTTCCGGCAGGCTGAATCCTGCTCCCATGAGCATTGCAGGCCAGAACAGGAAATGGAAATACATGATATCCTTACCGATAAAGTGCACAATCCTTGCCTTGTTCCACTGCTCCTCAGCTTTCTGGGCATCTCCAATCCATGCACTGAAGCTTGCGATGTAGCCAATGGGAGCGTCAAGCCAGACGTAATAGAACTTATTCTCCTCTCCTGGAATCCTGAATCCGAAATACGGGCCATCCCTGGAGATATCCCAGTCCTTGAGACCCTCTTTGATCCAGTTGAGGATATAGTTCACGGTTTCCGGCTGCAGGCTCTTGTTGCTTCGCAGCCAGTCTCTCAGCTTCTCTGAGAAAATACTGAGCCTGAAAAAGTAATGGGAGCTGCTCCTGAGCACTGGCGGGTTTCTGCAGATACTGCACTTTGCGTCGATCAATTCGGTGCTTTTGTACGATGAATTGCATTTTTCGCAGACGTCGCCATACTGATCCTGAGCTCCGCACTTAGGACACGTTCCCCTGATATACCTATCAGGAAGGAATCGCTTGCAGTGCTGGCAGTAGGTGTTTTCAACATCTTTGATGTAGATATACCCTTTGTCCTTGAGCCGGCTGAATATCAGATCGCTGAAGTACTGGTTCTGCTCTGAATGTGTTGTTATGTAGGAATCAAAGCCTATCCCAAAATCAGCAAAATCCTTTCTGTGCTCCTTCAGGACCTCAGCAATCAGCTTCTTAGGGGAGGTCTTTAGCTCCTCTGCCTTCAGCTCAATCGCAGTCCCATGGCTGTCATCAGCGCAGCAATAGACTACATCCTCTCCCAACAGCTTTAATGCCCTTACATAGATGTCTGTCTGGATATACTCAAGCATGTGGCCGATGTGGATAGGGCCGTTTGCATAGGGCAATGCTGAGGTGACGATGATCTGCTTGGGTGTCTTCTTTTCCTGCCCCTTTTTTGGTTTTATCTTACTCATTCTATTTACTAAAATAAGAGGTAGTTTAAATATTATTTGGAGATAACCCTAATTCCGGGATTTAGGAGCAAGCCCCTGCCAAGCAACCGCCAAAACAGTCAGAAAACGATGTTCCCCTCTTCACGCCGCAATGCTGGCCATCGCAGCTGAGTGCATATCCCCAAGGCGTATTTCCATAACGATTCGGTATTGGCTGGTTGTTTCCATACCAGTACGCGCATGACGGATCTGTTGTATTCCACGCTATCCCTGCATATTGTGTCTGAATACTAGGGCTGCATCTTCCATCATTACAGCCAGCAGTAAAGATAGCGCAATCAACCTTAAGTCCGGTATGGGCTGAGGCATCTGCATTGCAGTAAAATTCCCATTGATATCTGGTGTCCACACAGTGATCTGTGAAATTTCCTTCCCATCCTGTCGTGTAGGTGGTTGTTTTGGTCATGTAACTGACTCCATCACTGTCTCTGCATTTGGCTGTAGCGTTCGCTGCAGGACAGCTTCCAAACCATGCGTTGATATACGTTGCTGTGCTGTCGCACCAGCATGCAGACTCACCAGTCTTCACTCTTCCTCCATGAGCGTAACAATTGCTGCAGAAATCCATATTGGTTGATGTGCCGCAATACAGGCCTGAGGTGTTTGATGTTTGATTCGTTGTTTGGTTGCTCACACTTTGGATGCAAGCCCCATTCCGGCATCCATTTGGACATTGTATTGTAAGATAATCATAGGGGGCAGCATAACAGTTGGGGTAGTCTGCGCTCGTGCAGTTGCTAACAATGCTGCATTGCGGATTATTTGGGTATGGATTTAAAGGAGTTTGAGTTCTATAGCAATCCAAGCAGACAGGCACATGCGCAGTCTGATTCTGATTTGGGCAGGTTAAAGAGACTGCAGTTCCATTTGCCAGGTAGATTGTTTGGCTTACGCAGCTAGAGCAGGTATTATTCATACATCCCTGATTTTTGCAACTTACAGGGACTATCGTTCCATACCCCAATGAAGCACATCCAGAATCGCCTACGGGGCAGTTGTCCACATATCCCCAATACACATAATTGGGCACAGGATTAGGAACTGAGGCTCCTGGAGGGTAACTGTAGATGCATCTCTTCTCATACAGATCAACAACAGCATTAGGATCTGCCGTGATAACAAGGTATGTTCGGCTGCTTATATCTAAAATATAGCCCCTATAGTACCTGCCATTTGCATCAACAAGCGCAACACTCCCTTTGAGAGTCTGTGAATTCACGCCCACTGAATAACCGGGAATTCCATCTAACTCGCTGAATCCGAGGTTTTCCAAGCCTGCCGCCACATTCAAATACTCAAGGCGATACCCAATTCCTCCAATAAAAAATGACTCACCGACATATATCGGAACACCAAGCCCTTTAACGCCGCTCGCATTTGCTGTAGCATTTTGGGTTACATTTGTACTTGGGGTGACATTCGTTCCTGATGTTGCGTTGGTGCCTGTCTCCGCGATGCAGTTTCCAGACGAACATACTAAACCACCGGAACAGCCGCACACATCGCACCTGCTAATGAGGCTCCCTTGCTCGCAGTACAATGGTTTTGTGTCAGAGCACCTGCTATAAACGGTTGAGTCTGAGCATCTCTGCAGCACAAGGCTTGCGTTTTCTATTTTTGTGCTGATCGAATTAATAGAATAGCCGGAGAAATCCCCTTCGACAGAACAGTTGACATTTTCCTTTTCCTTATCAATACTCAAGTAAAAAACCAGAAGATCCTTAATCTCGCTTATGCTCAGCTTGGCGCTTCCAGGAGACTTAAAATACTCAAACAAAGCCTTCTTCAGGCTGCTTCTGAGATCCTTAACCCCGCAGACCTGGGCGTCTGCTGCAACAGCCAAGGCAAGAACCACCAGAAAAAAAACTGCAATTGTCTTAATTCGAACCACCTCTACAGCAGTATCCGAGCACCTGGCAGCAGGCCTCCTTTGTGACAATCCCGACCTCTCCCAGCCGGGTGCCGCAACTTCCTGCACTGCTTGCAGTCTGGCATGCCACAATCTGCAACTCTGATAATTCTGAATCCATTATTTGCGAAGCCTCTCCTGAGAAATCCTCAGAAACTTGTCTGCATCCTATAATTGCCACTGCGAAAAGAAGCATCATGCACGTCCATAATCCGTGTATCGTCATTAGCCTTGCCTCTACCCATCTTTCTTTCTTGTCTTTATAAATCTTTTCACTGGCAACATAATGTATATTGGCTGCAGCAGAGATCCCTGTAGCCGCTGCCGAACAGGATATCAAGACCTTCGCAGAGGCCCCCATCTTCTCCATTCTGGCATATCGTCTCATTAACTGTCGTGCTTTGGGAAACCTTTAGCAGCAATTCCCCTTTGGCAGACCGGGGCAGCCCTCCCGGACCCTTCTTGTATTGGATGCTCAACGGCGTCCTCACCTTCTGATTGGCCGTTAACAGGCACTTGAGGCTAAAATCAGCGTAGCTGTTTTTTTCTATGTTCTGGCCTCCAAAATAACTGCAGACAGGGTCAACAGTCTCTATCGCTTCAACAAACACTACTGTAGTGACTGCATTTTTCAATCTTAGAATCACTCCTTCTGCATTCACACTGAAATCATCACAAAGTAATCCAGATCCAGTTGCAAGGACACACTTCTCTGGCCCTAATTGCGCGGGGCTCAGGATATCAAAATATACCAAAGCGCCGATGACAATCAGGCTTATAACAATTACCATTCCATAATTCATCAAGAATTCCATAGCTGCCTGGCCTTTCTCTGCCATATACCCTTCCATAGATTTTCGTTATTTAAATCTTCCTATCGCCAGGCTTAGCCCACTGTTGATTAAGGGCAAACTATCGTGCCTTGAATGAGACTTATCACAATGTTATTAAGAAAATAACGGGAAGCTGTGTAAGGGCAATCAATGTAAAAATGCAAAACCTTGAAATTTCATTCAAGGTTTTGGCTTGCTCAGCTTATCGCCGAGCAAAGCGTTTATTTTATTGGGAACGTTTCTGCTAAGCCAAAAATTCATATGGAGTCTAGCAACTAGGCGTGCCATTAATGCAGCCGCCTACACAGGTGTCAAACTGGGTTCCTGTTTTCACTCCGCAATGCCCTCCGTCGCAGCTGAACACATATCCCCAAGGCGTGTTTCCATACTGGGCTGGTGGAACGGGCTGGTTGTTTCCATACCAATACGCACAGGCAGGATTAATCGTGCTGAAATTGATTGCATCATACTGTGTCAGCCTCGTATTCGCGCAGCGGCCATCTACGCATCCAACGCTGCAGAAAGCTTGCTGTCCTGTATGCGTCCCATCAGATCTGCACATAAACTCATAAACTGTAGTTGTGGTTACACAATGATCCGCAAAACTGCCCCATATCTGCGAATCCTTTGGCGTGACAGTTCCTTTGATGTTATAAACTGCCCCT
The genomic region above belongs to Candidatus Nanoarchaeia archaeon and contains:
- the metG gene encoding methionine--tRNA ligase, which encodes MSKIKPKKGQEKKTPKQIIVTSALPYANGPIHIGHMLEYIQTDIYVRALKLLGEDVVYCCADDSHGTAIELKAEELKTSPKKLIAEVLKEHRKDFADFGIGFDSYITTHSEQNQYFSDLIFSRLKDKGYIYIKDVENTYCQHCKRFLPDRYIRGTCPKCGAQDQYGDVCEKCNSSYKSTELIDAKCSICRNPPVLRSSSHYFFRLSIFSEKLRDWLRSNKSLQPETVNYILNWIKEGLKDWDISRDGPYFGFRIPGEENKFYYVWLDAPIGYIASFSAWIGDAQKAEEQWNKARIVHFIGKDIMYFHFLFWPAMLMGAGFSLPESIVVHGFLTVNGEKMSKSRGTFYTAREFLEQYDAESLRFYYARMLSKKLADVNMDFDEFAEVVNNELVANLGNFCYRVLSFIDTHFGGNISEAAKDEEIIKSIEESTKKIKQQYQDANTNEAIKEIMAVSSLGNKYFQEHEPWKLLKEDRKGAEAAVGLCLNIVKDLGILVSPVLPGFSAELQRQMNLKGLGWGDINFSMRQHAIAKPSILVKKIEERKERLSAEGSKFPLDLKVGKILSVEDHPDADKLYVVQVDLGLEKRQLVAGLKGQYAKEKLPGKRIVVVTNLQHAKIRGVESQGMLLAADDGKRVRLLEPQGKEGEQVYVVGAAIERKEIVFEDFKRLRLSVKGKKALFHDKALRTSSGEVFVDSPDGARIR